The following proteins are encoded in a genomic region of Doryrhamphus excisus isolate RoL2022-K1 chromosome 6, RoL_Dexc_1.0, whole genome shotgun sequence:
- the myrf gene encoding myelin regulatory factor isoform X2, whose protein sequence is MDVVDETEALQRFFEGHDITSSLEPANIDTSILEEYISKEDDSTDICFSEVHSTPGPNYSSPQAGVSSSGGLVCGVSPPIPLRQGAPPPGPPNCPNAYPPGPSLSLRHSYPCLGQQQHHQQQAHVKPEHRGHYVPGTLPESPPDSSSEPYSPQQVNDPNMIRTMTPENMCHMTPTPPLPPHGHYPSMHRDMYLKPEPIISQYPIGPATSAGGDLQQTQMLHQLLQHPQGQDGIPVHQAKKRKHSDSPNSTLNSQILTGIIKQEPGLMQDADNGYLDPNYQCIKWQPHQQNKWTPLYDANCKELPMPTYRVDADKGFNFSLADDAFVCQKKNHFQVTVYVGMLGDPKYVKTSEGLQPIDCFYLKLNGVKVEAMNQSISVEQSQSDRSKRPFKPVLVTLPPEQVTKVTVGRLHFSETTANNMRKKGKPNPDQRYFMLVVALHAQSHSQSYTVAAHVSERIIVRVTSSHASNPGQFESDNEVLWQRGQLPDSVYHHGRVGVNTDRPDEALVVHGNVKVMGSLVHPSDIRAKENVQEVDTTDNLKRISQMRLVHYQYKPEFAATVGIENTAETGVIAQEVQQILPEAVKEGGDVVCANGETIPNLLVVNKERIFMENVGAVKELCKLTDNLETRIDELERWSRKLAKLRRLDSMKSTVSGGTVSQSGSYFSRTGSGPLKKKTVKPGGKSSLSDQGCISQRFMQGTILALVIVMTFSVISMSILYVLTLHHRGDVIEKDGFVHPCGLYISWMPFITATVTFCPSACSWSRAALGSSHKSPFAPLPTTPAPACCSTPTLNNQSSTIVTLNTNQSTADNLVPTPGTINKKAKSRIMDKDGRNRNRLSHTSAPLYFAKSKRPPSTDLDGAETPNRLPGGQQPTPRRQRSIYLKGRSTPSLTRLHIVETDQEITTQHCKPSKSCSYTISLQGNTNSSLSQLTLHMMSTDSVWVQQCTTTKGRLCPNHTETELYGEQRTSTKGTDHLWSLPLLSFQDITYHFRVSSSNEMSCTTEKETSSFSDYHFVIASSCM, encoded by the exons GTCATGATATTACCAGTTCTCTGGAGCCAGCCAACATCGACACCAGTATCCTGGAAGAGTACATCAGCAAGGAGGACGATAGCACTGACAT CTGCTTCTCAGAGGTCCACAGCACCCCAGGACCAAATTACTCATCTCCCCAAGCAGGAGTGTCTTCCTCAGGGGGGTTGGTGTGTGGAGTGAGCCCTCCTATTCCCCTTCGCCAGGGAGCCCCTCCGCCTGGACCCCCTAATTGTCCAAACGCGTACCCTCCAGGTCCATCCCTGAGCCTCCGACATAGCTACCCCTGCCTGGGtcagcagcagcaccaccagCAACAGGCTCACGTCAAGCCTGAGCACAGAGGCCATTACGTCCCTGG aaCGCTACCTGAGTCTCCCCCAGACTCAAGCTCAGAGCCGTACTCTCCTCAGCAGGTGAATG ATCCCAACATGATAAGGACCATGACACCGGAAaacatgtgtcacatgacaccaaCGCCACCCCTTCCACCACATGGCCACtatcccagcatgcaccgggaCATGTACCTGAAGCCTGAGCCAATAATATCCCAGTATCCCATCGGTCCAGCCACAAGTGCAGGTGGAGACCTGCAGCAGACACAGATGCTCCACCAGCTCCTGCAGCATCCGCAGGGGCAGGA CGGGATTCCTGTTCACCAAGCCAAAAAGAGGAAGCACTCCGACTCACCAAACAGCACCCTCAATTCCCAAATCCTCACAGGTATCATCAAACAAGAACCAG GCTTGATGCAGGATGCAGACAATGGCTACTTGGACCCCAACTATCAGTGCATCAAGTGGCAACCTCACCAGCAGAACAAGTGGACGCCACTTTATGACGCAAACTGCAAAGAGCT TCCCATGCCAACCTACCGGGTCGATGCTGACAAAGGCTTCAACTTCTCCTTGGCTGATGATGCATTTGTATGCCAGAAGAAGAACCACTTCCAGGTGACAGTATACGTAGGCATGCTGGGGGATCCCAAGTATGTCAAGACAAGTGAAGGCCTGCAGCCCATCGACTGCTTCTATCTCAAACTCAACGGAGTAAAA GTGGAGGCCATGAACCAGTCCATCAGTGTGGAGCAGTCGCAGTCGGATCGCAGCAAGAGACCTTTCAAGCCAGTTTT GGTCACGTTGCCCCCAGAGCAGGTCACAAAGGTCACAGTGGGGCGACTCCACTTTAGTGAAACCACAGCAAACAACATGAGAAAGAAGGGCAAACCCAACCCTGACCAGAG GTATTTCATGCTGGTGGTGGCGCTGCACGCTCAGTCCCACAGTCAGAGCTACACTGTGGCTGCTCATGTGTCTGAGAGGATCATCGTCAGGGTAACGTCCAGCCAT GCATCCAACCCAGGCCAGTTTGAAAGTGACAACGAGGTGCTGTGGCAGAGAGGCCAATTACCCGATTCAGTGTACCATCACGGGAGAGTTGGCGTCAACACAGACCGGCCCGACGAGGCCCTCGTTGTCCATGGCAACGTCAAAGTCATGGGCTCCCTGGTGCATCCGTCTGACATCCGAGCCAAAGAGAATGTGCAAGAG GTGGACACCACAGACAATTTGAAACGGATTTCTCAGATGAGGCTGGTCCattatcaatataagcctgagtTTGCTGCCACCGTCGGCATAGAGAACACCGCAGAGACTG GAGTGATCGCTCAGGAGGTCCAGCAAATCTTACCTGAAGCAGTCAAGGAGGGGGGAGATGTGGTGTGCGCCAACGGTGAAACCATTCCTAACCTTTTGGTCGTTAACAAG GAGCGTATCTTCATGGAGAATGTGGGAGCAGTAAAAGAACTGTGCAAGCTGACCGACAACCTGGAGACTCGAATTGACGAACTGGAGCGCTGGAGCCGCAAACTGGCCAAGCTGCGTCGCCTTGACAGCATGAAGAGCACAGTGAGTGGAGGCACTGTCAG CCAGTCAGGAAGTTATTTtagcaggacaggaagtggaccaCTGAAGAAGAAGACAGTCAAACCTGGGGGCAAG AGCTCACTTTCAGACCAAGGCTGTATCAGTCAGAGGTTCATGCAGGGGACCATTCTGGCCCTCGTCATTGTCATGACTTTCAG TGTCATTTCCATGTCCATTCTTTATGTACTGACGCTTCACCATCGAGGAGATGTCATAGAGAAAGATGG CTTTGTTCACCCGTGTGGTCTCTACATCTCTTGGATGCCCTTCATCACTGCCACTGTTACTTTCTGTCCATCTGCATGTTCTTG GTCCAGAGCTGCATTGGGATCCTCACACAAGAGTCCATTTGCTCCATTGCCCACAACTCCTGCACCAG CTTGCTGCTCAACCCCAACCTTGAATAACCAATCATCTACAATTGTGACATTAAATACCAACCAATCTACAGCAG ATAACCTGGTTCCCACACCAGGGACCATTAATAAGAAGGCCAAGTCCAGAATAATGGACAAGGATGGACGCAACAGAAACCGCCTCAGTCACACGTCAGCTCCACTGTACTTTGCCAAATCCAAAAGGCCTCCATCGACAGATCTGGATGGGGCGGAAACACCCAATCGTCTCCCTGGTGGTCAGCAGCCAACACCACGCAGACAGCGAAGTATATATTTAAAAG GAAGATCAACTCCATCTCTGACTCGTCTTCATATTGTGGAGACAGACCAAGAAATCACAACACAACATTGCAAACCCTCCAAGAGCTGCAG CTACACAATATCTCTGCAGGGAAACACAAATTCTTCGCTCTCGCAACTTACTTTGCACATGAT gTCCACAGACAGTGTGTGGGTTCAACAATGTACAACCACCAAAGGACGTCTATGTCCAAATCATACTGAAACGGAACTGTATGGTGAACAAAGAACGTCAACAAAG gggactGATCACCTGTGGTCCTTGCCTCTGCTGTCCTTCCAGGACATCACCTATCACTTTCGGGTTTCCTCCTCT AATGAAATGAGTTGCACCACTGAGAAAGAAACATCCTCCTTCTCAGACTACCACTTTGTCATTGCAAGCAGCTGCATGTGA
- the myrf gene encoding myelin regulatory factor isoform X1, which translates to MDVVDETEALQRFFEGHDITSSLEPANIDTSILEEYISKEDDSTDICFSEVHSTPGPNYSSPQAGVSSSGGLVCGVSPPIPLRQGAPPPGPPNCPNAYPPGPSLSLRHSYPCLGQQQHHQQQAHVKPEHRGHYVPGTLPESPPDSSSEPYSPQQVNDPNMIRTMTPENMCHMTPTPPLPPHGHYPSMHRDMYLKPEPIISQYPIGPATSAGGDLQQTQMLHQLLQHPQGQDGIPVHQAKKRKHSDSPNSTLNSQILTGIIKQEPGLMQDADNGYLDPNYQCIKWQPHQQNKWTPLYDANCKELPMPTYRVDADKGFNFSLADDAFVCQKKNHFQVTVYVGMLGDPKYVKTSEGLQPIDCFYLKLNGVKDCKVEAMNQSISVEQSQSDRSKRPFKPVLVTLPPEQVTKVTVGRLHFSETTANNMRKKGKPNPDQRYFMLVVALHAQSHSQSYTVAAHVSERIIVRVTSSHASNPGQFESDNEVLWQRGQLPDSVYHHGRVGVNTDRPDEALVVHGNVKVMGSLVHPSDIRAKENVQEVDTTDNLKRISQMRLVHYQYKPEFAATVGIENTAETGVIAQEVQQILPEAVKEGGDVVCANGETIPNLLVVNKERIFMENVGAVKELCKLTDNLETRIDELERWSRKLAKLRRLDSMKSTVSGGTVSQSGSYFSRTGSGPLKKKTVKPGGKSSLSDQGCISQRFMQGTILALVIVMTFSVISMSILYVLTLHHRGDVIEKDGFVHPCGLYISWMPFITATVTFCPSACSWSRAALGSSHKSPFAPLPTTPAPACCSTPTLNNQSSTIVTLNTNQSTADNLVPTPGTINKKAKSRIMDKDGRNRNRLSHTSAPLYFAKSKRPPSTDLDGAETPNRLPGGQQPTPRRQRSIYLKGRSTPSLTRLHIVETDQEITTQHCKPSKSCSYTISLQGNTNSSLSQLTLHMMSTDSVWVQQCTTTKGRLCPNHTETELYGEQRTSTKGTDHLWSLPLLSFQDITYHFRVSSSNEMSCTTEKETSSFSDYHFVIASSCM; encoded by the exons GTCATGATATTACCAGTTCTCTGGAGCCAGCCAACATCGACACCAGTATCCTGGAAGAGTACATCAGCAAGGAGGACGATAGCACTGACAT CTGCTTCTCAGAGGTCCACAGCACCCCAGGACCAAATTACTCATCTCCCCAAGCAGGAGTGTCTTCCTCAGGGGGGTTGGTGTGTGGAGTGAGCCCTCCTATTCCCCTTCGCCAGGGAGCCCCTCCGCCTGGACCCCCTAATTGTCCAAACGCGTACCCTCCAGGTCCATCCCTGAGCCTCCGACATAGCTACCCCTGCCTGGGtcagcagcagcaccaccagCAACAGGCTCACGTCAAGCCTGAGCACAGAGGCCATTACGTCCCTGG aaCGCTACCTGAGTCTCCCCCAGACTCAAGCTCAGAGCCGTACTCTCCTCAGCAGGTGAATG ATCCCAACATGATAAGGACCATGACACCGGAAaacatgtgtcacatgacaccaaCGCCACCCCTTCCACCACATGGCCACtatcccagcatgcaccgggaCATGTACCTGAAGCCTGAGCCAATAATATCCCAGTATCCCATCGGTCCAGCCACAAGTGCAGGTGGAGACCTGCAGCAGACACAGATGCTCCACCAGCTCCTGCAGCATCCGCAGGGGCAGGA CGGGATTCCTGTTCACCAAGCCAAAAAGAGGAAGCACTCCGACTCACCAAACAGCACCCTCAATTCCCAAATCCTCACAGGTATCATCAAACAAGAACCAG GCTTGATGCAGGATGCAGACAATGGCTACTTGGACCCCAACTATCAGTGCATCAAGTGGCAACCTCACCAGCAGAACAAGTGGACGCCACTTTATGACGCAAACTGCAAAGAGCT TCCCATGCCAACCTACCGGGTCGATGCTGACAAAGGCTTCAACTTCTCCTTGGCTGATGATGCATTTGTATGCCAGAAGAAGAACCACTTCCAGGTGACAGTATACGTAGGCATGCTGGGGGATCCCAAGTATGTCAAGACAAGTGAAGGCCTGCAGCCCATCGACTGCTTCTATCTCAAACTCAACGGAGTAAAAG ATTGCAAGGTGGAGGCCATGAACCAGTCCATCAGTGTGGAGCAGTCGCAGTCGGATCGCAGCAAGAGACCTTTCAAGCCAGTTTT GGTCACGTTGCCCCCAGAGCAGGTCACAAAGGTCACAGTGGGGCGACTCCACTTTAGTGAAACCACAGCAAACAACATGAGAAAGAAGGGCAAACCCAACCCTGACCAGAG GTATTTCATGCTGGTGGTGGCGCTGCACGCTCAGTCCCACAGTCAGAGCTACACTGTGGCTGCTCATGTGTCTGAGAGGATCATCGTCAGGGTAACGTCCAGCCAT GCATCCAACCCAGGCCAGTTTGAAAGTGACAACGAGGTGCTGTGGCAGAGAGGCCAATTACCCGATTCAGTGTACCATCACGGGAGAGTTGGCGTCAACACAGACCGGCCCGACGAGGCCCTCGTTGTCCATGGCAACGTCAAAGTCATGGGCTCCCTGGTGCATCCGTCTGACATCCGAGCCAAAGAGAATGTGCAAGAG GTGGACACCACAGACAATTTGAAACGGATTTCTCAGATGAGGCTGGTCCattatcaatataagcctgagtTTGCTGCCACCGTCGGCATAGAGAACACCGCAGAGACTG GAGTGATCGCTCAGGAGGTCCAGCAAATCTTACCTGAAGCAGTCAAGGAGGGGGGAGATGTGGTGTGCGCCAACGGTGAAACCATTCCTAACCTTTTGGTCGTTAACAAG GAGCGTATCTTCATGGAGAATGTGGGAGCAGTAAAAGAACTGTGCAAGCTGACCGACAACCTGGAGACTCGAATTGACGAACTGGAGCGCTGGAGCCGCAAACTGGCCAAGCTGCGTCGCCTTGACAGCATGAAGAGCACAGTGAGTGGAGGCACTGTCAG CCAGTCAGGAAGTTATTTtagcaggacaggaagtggaccaCTGAAGAAGAAGACAGTCAAACCTGGGGGCAAG AGCTCACTTTCAGACCAAGGCTGTATCAGTCAGAGGTTCATGCAGGGGACCATTCTGGCCCTCGTCATTGTCATGACTTTCAG TGTCATTTCCATGTCCATTCTTTATGTACTGACGCTTCACCATCGAGGAGATGTCATAGAGAAAGATGG CTTTGTTCACCCGTGTGGTCTCTACATCTCTTGGATGCCCTTCATCACTGCCACTGTTACTTTCTGTCCATCTGCATGTTCTTG GTCCAGAGCTGCATTGGGATCCTCACACAAGAGTCCATTTGCTCCATTGCCCACAACTCCTGCACCAG CTTGCTGCTCAACCCCAACCTTGAATAACCAATCATCTACAATTGTGACATTAAATACCAACCAATCTACAGCAG ATAACCTGGTTCCCACACCAGGGACCATTAATAAGAAGGCCAAGTCCAGAATAATGGACAAGGATGGACGCAACAGAAACCGCCTCAGTCACACGTCAGCTCCACTGTACTTTGCCAAATCCAAAAGGCCTCCATCGACAGATCTGGATGGGGCGGAAACACCCAATCGTCTCCCTGGTGGTCAGCAGCCAACACCACGCAGACAGCGAAGTATATATTTAAAAG GAAGATCAACTCCATCTCTGACTCGTCTTCATATTGTGGAGACAGACCAAGAAATCACAACACAACATTGCAAACCCTCCAAGAGCTGCAG CTACACAATATCTCTGCAGGGAAACACAAATTCTTCGCTCTCGCAACTTACTTTGCACATGAT gTCCACAGACAGTGTGTGGGTTCAACAATGTACAACCACCAAAGGACGTCTATGTCCAAATCATACTGAAACGGAACTGTATGGTGAACAAAGAACGTCAACAAAG gggactGATCACCTGTGGTCCTTGCCTCTGCTGTCCTTCCAGGACATCACCTATCACTTTCGGGTTTCCTCCTCT AATGAAATGAGTTGCACCACTGAGAAAGAAACATCCTCCTTCTCAGACTACCACTTTGTCATTGCAAGCAGCTGCATGTGA
- the myrf gene encoding myelin regulatory factor isoform X4: protein MDVVDETEALQRFFEGHDITSSLEPANIDTSILEEYISKEDDSTDICFSEVHSTPGPNYSSPQAGVSSSGGLVCGVSPPIPLRQGAPPPGPPNCPNAYPPGPSLSLRHSYPCLGQQQHHQQQAHVKPEHRGHYVPGTLPESPPDSSSEPYSPQQVNDPNMIRTMTPENMCHMTPTPPLPPHGHYPSMHRDMYLKPEPIISQYPIGPATSAGGDLQQTQMLHQLLQHPQGQDGIPVHQAKKRKHSDSPNSTLNSQILTGIIKQEPGLMQDADNGYLDPNYQCIKWQPHQQNKWTPLYDANCKELPMPTYRVDADKGFNFSLADDAFVCQKKNHFQVTVYVGMLGDPKYVKTSEGLQPIDCFYLKLNGVKVEAMNQSISVEQSQSDRSKRPFKPVLVTLPPEQVTKVTVGRLHFSETTANNMRKKGKPNPDQRYFMLVVALHAQSHSQSYTVAAHVSERIIVRASNPGQFESDNEVLWQRGQLPDSVYHHGRVGVNTDRPDEALVVHGNVKVMGSLVHPSDIRAKENVQEVDTTDNLKRISQMRLVHYQYKPEFAATVGIENTAETGVIAQEVQQILPEAVKEGGDVVCANGETIPNLLVVNKERIFMENVGAVKELCKLTDNLETRIDELERWSRKLAKLRRLDSMKSTVSGGTVSQSGSYFSRTGSGPLKKKTVKPGGKSSLSDQGCISQRFMQGTILALVIVMTFSVISMSILYVLTLHHRGDVIEKDGFVHPCGLYISWMPFITATVTFCPSACSWSRAALGSSHKSPFAPLPTTPAPACCSTPTLNNQSSTIVTLNTNQSTADNLVPTPGTINKKAKSRIMDKDGRNRNRLSHTSAPLYFAKSKRPPSTDLDGAETPNRLPGGQQPTPRRQRSIYLKGRSTPSLTRLHIVETDQEITTQHCKPSKSCSYTISLQGNTNSSLSQLTLHMMSTDSVWVQQCTTTKGRLCPNHTETELYGEQRTSTKGTDHLWSLPLLSFQDITYHFRVSSSNEMSCTTEKETSSFSDYHFVIASSCM, encoded by the exons GTCATGATATTACCAGTTCTCTGGAGCCAGCCAACATCGACACCAGTATCCTGGAAGAGTACATCAGCAAGGAGGACGATAGCACTGACAT CTGCTTCTCAGAGGTCCACAGCACCCCAGGACCAAATTACTCATCTCCCCAAGCAGGAGTGTCTTCCTCAGGGGGGTTGGTGTGTGGAGTGAGCCCTCCTATTCCCCTTCGCCAGGGAGCCCCTCCGCCTGGACCCCCTAATTGTCCAAACGCGTACCCTCCAGGTCCATCCCTGAGCCTCCGACATAGCTACCCCTGCCTGGGtcagcagcagcaccaccagCAACAGGCTCACGTCAAGCCTGAGCACAGAGGCCATTACGTCCCTGG aaCGCTACCTGAGTCTCCCCCAGACTCAAGCTCAGAGCCGTACTCTCCTCAGCAGGTGAATG ATCCCAACATGATAAGGACCATGACACCGGAAaacatgtgtcacatgacaccaaCGCCACCCCTTCCACCACATGGCCACtatcccagcatgcaccgggaCATGTACCTGAAGCCTGAGCCAATAATATCCCAGTATCCCATCGGTCCAGCCACAAGTGCAGGTGGAGACCTGCAGCAGACACAGATGCTCCACCAGCTCCTGCAGCATCCGCAGGGGCAGGA CGGGATTCCTGTTCACCAAGCCAAAAAGAGGAAGCACTCCGACTCACCAAACAGCACCCTCAATTCCCAAATCCTCACAGGTATCATCAAACAAGAACCAG GCTTGATGCAGGATGCAGACAATGGCTACTTGGACCCCAACTATCAGTGCATCAAGTGGCAACCTCACCAGCAGAACAAGTGGACGCCACTTTATGACGCAAACTGCAAAGAGCT TCCCATGCCAACCTACCGGGTCGATGCTGACAAAGGCTTCAACTTCTCCTTGGCTGATGATGCATTTGTATGCCAGAAGAAGAACCACTTCCAGGTGACAGTATACGTAGGCATGCTGGGGGATCCCAAGTATGTCAAGACAAGTGAAGGCCTGCAGCCCATCGACTGCTTCTATCTCAAACTCAACGGAGTAAAA GTGGAGGCCATGAACCAGTCCATCAGTGTGGAGCAGTCGCAGTCGGATCGCAGCAAGAGACCTTTCAAGCCAGTTTT GGTCACGTTGCCCCCAGAGCAGGTCACAAAGGTCACAGTGGGGCGACTCCACTTTAGTGAAACCACAGCAAACAACATGAGAAAGAAGGGCAAACCCAACCCTGACCAGAG GTATTTCATGCTGGTGGTGGCGCTGCACGCTCAGTCCCACAGTCAGAGCTACACTGTGGCTGCTCATGTGTCTGAGAGGATCATCGTCAGG GCATCCAACCCAGGCCAGTTTGAAAGTGACAACGAGGTGCTGTGGCAGAGAGGCCAATTACCCGATTCAGTGTACCATCACGGGAGAGTTGGCGTCAACACAGACCGGCCCGACGAGGCCCTCGTTGTCCATGGCAACGTCAAAGTCATGGGCTCCCTGGTGCATCCGTCTGACATCCGAGCCAAAGAGAATGTGCAAGAG GTGGACACCACAGACAATTTGAAACGGATTTCTCAGATGAGGCTGGTCCattatcaatataagcctgagtTTGCTGCCACCGTCGGCATAGAGAACACCGCAGAGACTG GAGTGATCGCTCAGGAGGTCCAGCAAATCTTACCTGAAGCAGTCAAGGAGGGGGGAGATGTGGTGTGCGCCAACGGTGAAACCATTCCTAACCTTTTGGTCGTTAACAAG GAGCGTATCTTCATGGAGAATGTGGGAGCAGTAAAAGAACTGTGCAAGCTGACCGACAACCTGGAGACTCGAATTGACGAACTGGAGCGCTGGAGCCGCAAACTGGCCAAGCTGCGTCGCCTTGACAGCATGAAGAGCACAGTGAGTGGAGGCACTGTCAG CCAGTCAGGAAGTTATTTtagcaggacaggaagtggaccaCTGAAGAAGAAGACAGTCAAACCTGGGGGCAAG AGCTCACTTTCAGACCAAGGCTGTATCAGTCAGAGGTTCATGCAGGGGACCATTCTGGCCCTCGTCATTGTCATGACTTTCAG TGTCATTTCCATGTCCATTCTTTATGTACTGACGCTTCACCATCGAGGAGATGTCATAGAGAAAGATGG CTTTGTTCACCCGTGTGGTCTCTACATCTCTTGGATGCCCTTCATCACTGCCACTGTTACTTTCTGTCCATCTGCATGTTCTTG GTCCAGAGCTGCATTGGGATCCTCACACAAGAGTCCATTTGCTCCATTGCCCACAACTCCTGCACCAG CTTGCTGCTCAACCCCAACCTTGAATAACCAATCATCTACAATTGTGACATTAAATACCAACCAATCTACAGCAG ATAACCTGGTTCCCACACCAGGGACCATTAATAAGAAGGCCAAGTCCAGAATAATGGACAAGGATGGACGCAACAGAAACCGCCTCAGTCACACGTCAGCTCCACTGTACTTTGCCAAATCCAAAAGGCCTCCATCGACAGATCTGGATGGGGCGGAAACACCCAATCGTCTCCCTGGTGGTCAGCAGCCAACACCACGCAGACAGCGAAGTATATATTTAAAAG GAAGATCAACTCCATCTCTGACTCGTCTTCATATTGTGGAGACAGACCAAGAAATCACAACACAACATTGCAAACCCTCCAAGAGCTGCAG CTACACAATATCTCTGCAGGGAAACACAAATTCTTCGCTCTCGCAACTTACTTTGCACATGAT gTCCACAGACAGTGTGTGGGTTCAACAATGTACAACCACCAAAGGACGTCTATGTCCAAATCATACTGAAACGGAACTGTATGGTGAACAAAGAACGTCAACAAAG gggactGATCACCTGTGGTCCTTGCCTCTGCTGTCCTTCCAGGACATCACCTATCACTTTCGGGTTTCCTCCTCT AATGAAATGAGTTGCACCACTGAGAAAGAAACATCCTCCTTCTCAGACTACCACTTTGTCATTGCAAGCAGCTGCATGTGA